In the Maribacter sp. MJ134 genome, one interval contains:
- a CDS encoding DASH family cryptochrome: MNNLIWFRNDLRVTDNESLLKAMNGNNVIAVYCFDPRHYEADNFGFKKTEKYRAKFLMETIANLRANLKQLNVTLFVFHDKPEVVLPKLVKENEINNIFLQKEWTSEENAVFDSVIANVPALVNFETAYQQFLFHPDDIPFDSFENIPEVFTNFRKKCEKYAQIKSTYPIPESKNPTNFIANTTKIPTLAQLGLSDFTTDSRTAFPFKGGEDEANNRIASYFWETGKLAHYKKTRNGLIGKDYSSKLSAWLANGSISARTIYWQVKKFEKEVIKNQDTYWLIFELIWRDYFKYVSLKHQNKIFHLGGILNADYHWDNARLAKENWIKGNTKEPFVNANMKELALTGWMSNRGRQNVASFWSKELEQDWRIGAAYFESMLIDYDVHSNWGNWMYNSGVGNDPRNRKFNIPRQASMYDANGKFQKLWLQETLF, from the coding sequence ATGAACAATCTCATCTGGTTTAGGAATGACCTTAGGGTTACTGATAATGAATCATTGCTCAAGGCTATGAACGGCAATAATGTTATAGCAGTATATTGTTTTGACCCAAGGCATTACGAGGCGGATAATTTTGGATTTAAAAAAACAGAAAAATACCGTGCCAAGTTCCTAATGGAGACCATTGCCAACCTACGCGCCAATCTTAAACAACTAAACGTAACCCTCTTCGTGTTTCATGATAAACCGGAAGTTGTGCTTCCCAAACTGGTCAAGGAAAACGAGATTAATAATATCTTTCTTCAAAAAGAGTGGACTTCTGAAGAAAATGCTGTTTTTGATTCGGTCATAGCAAATGTTCCCGCTTTGGTCAATTTTGAAACGGCTTATCAGCAGTTTCTTTTTCACCCTGATGACATACCATTTGATAGCTTTGAAAATATACCTGAGGTATTTACCAACTTCAGGAAAAAATGTGAAAAATATGCACAAATTAAATCAACATATCCAATCCCTGAGTCAAAGAACCCCACCAACTTCATAGCGAATACCACAAAAATACCCACGCTTGCTCAATTAGGATTATCGGACTTTACAACGGATTCCCGCACGGCATTTCCTTTTAAAGGAGGAGAGGATGAAGCCAATAACCGCATAGCATCATACTTCTGGGAAACAGGGAAACTAGCCCACTACAAAAAGACCAGGAACGGACTAATCGGAAAGGACTACAGTTCCAAACTTTCGGCTTGGTTGGCAAACGGCAGTATATCGGCGAGGACTATTTACTGGCAAGTGAAAAAATTTGAAAAGGAGGTCATAAAAAACCAAGATACCTATTGGCTTATTTTTGAACTCATTTGGCGCGATTATTTTAAGTACGTCTCCCTAAAACATCAAAATAAGATTTTTCATCTTGGAGGCATTCTTAATGCGGATTATCACTGGGATAACGCTAGGCTCGCAAAAGAAAATTGGATTAAGGGAAATACCAAAGAACCCTTTGTGAACGCAAATATGAAGGAACTTGCCCTAACCGGATGGATGAGTAATCGCGGTCGGCAGAACGTAGCCAGTTTTTGGTCCAAAGAGCTTGAACAAGATTGGCGTATTGGTGCGGCGTATTTTGAAAGCATGCTCATTGATTACGATGTACATAGTAATTGGGGCAATTGGATGTACAACAGCGGAGTGGGAAATGACCCTAGGAACAGAAAATTCAATATTCCAAGACAAGCTAGCATGTACGATGCTAATGGTAAATTTCAAAAACTATGGTTACAAGAAACCTTGTTCTAA
- a CDS encoding Calx-beta domain-containing protein — protein MGPSTIPLVPSTYEMTRLGPGGHSGNRIWENGTQIVGASNASNWESEAIKAYQSINLNHYFESNNNGDSFCGNFDKALITDSQIQTINYSPGIPSNPDGILAVTERGGNNCQYLELYGIRNGESTESLLGRTFVRSSGDLRGIKPQAPPIGNSDYWSSGRNNENDQIIGIALFKLSDIAPVGSTITSIRYLSASNDNGDGKFFLMQTYAVDDIFDSEFDETFNGDVGANDNVPVGSSYSYFTSLSPLNGTVVVNADGTFTYTPNPGFVGTDVFEVEVCLPAPNEAVCNTSTVTLTVKPDNSPTAIDDNYTIDEGTTNNAFNVLSNDDFGLDGPQENTALTILSSPTYGAASVNNNGTPTNPLDDFIEYTPDAYYSGSDSLTYEITDANGTVATANVDITVELDTSYNLAITVQSLTIPEDIGLAVLTIGIEGTYRPGATINYNTSNVSAIAGEDYSSVSETYTLATENITSFDILIPITDDNLIEPSESFLVNFAYDTPAISATASVSVSITDNDNGADKGVSINDFTVNEDVGTASFTVSLNGNVQNSFTVDYDLIDGSATEAEDYTGSSGTITFTGNDGESYVINVPIIDDSIIEETENLEGKLSNLSTTLINIVDANGVGAITDNDGGAGTGVSVSDFTVDENAGTATFDVTLNADVQGGFNVDFDIADGSAISPDDYTVASASGTLNFAGNNGEVRTVTVTIVDDTLIEGSEDLSITLSNISTTLINIVDANGVGTINDNDGGAGTGVSVSDFTVDESAGTATFNVSLNADVQGGFNVDFDIADGSAISPDDYTVASASGTLNFAGNNGEVRTVTVNIIDDTLIEGAEDLSITLSNISTTLINIVDANGVGTITDNDGGAGTGIFFDNTDVTVNEGDGTATFNVRFVGNFPTPFTVSYSSNDGTATNTQDYTGVSDILTFSGVDGQVLPITVPIIDDTVIETTEDFNINLINISTSLIAINTAQARGRIIDNDAVAGTGVSFTNNNVIVTEGTDSFARFTVTLTGNIEENVTVDYVTNNGTALNGADITAQSGTITFTSSTNSFDIDIPIINDVIIEPQEAFTVVLSNIQSTIGIGFVDGNTSNTANGIINDDDAVAENGLSFVNTDVEVTEGVGVTATFEVALTGNFQDAFDVSFETAFGTATDTDFEAQTGNISFTGADGEVQTIVVTILDDNIIEPTESYTVNLTGTTNPLVTINTPQANGTILDDDLMVTDGLSFVNTDVEVTEGVGVTATFEVALTGNFQDAFDVSFETAFGTATDTDFEAQTGNISFTGADGEVQTIVVTILDDNIIEPTESYTVNLTGTTNPLVTINTPQANGTILDDDLMVTDGLSFVNTDVEVTEGVGVTATFEVILTGNFQDAFDVSFETAFGTATDTDFEAQTGNISFTGADGEVQTIVVTILDNNIIEPTESYTVNLTGTNNPLVTINTPQANGTILDDDNDPSLGIQFDVTSVNIDEAAGTVSLNVVLNANVQDEFTIEYHTEDILAMDVFDYTGIPSGSQTLTFGGTNPNTQTIVIPIIDDIIIESTEDFNVILSNITTTLVSVLANDTAIVNIIDNDGNEGWPEDVTIEACDTIPPPADITSTSDCAISVVLNEVIEGQDDECATEYTITRTWTITDCVGNIREHIQVITIEDTVAPTFVEALPQDITVACNEVPEADVLTALDSCEPDIEVTFLEIVSNDANCALGYTVTRTWTASDCAGNTVDHTQIITIPPTGPIVAGPYEEEITILCGDVVPDAPVLNFTGGCGDYEVVFNEEIEKSSDSDDFMIIRTWDVTDSCDNTASFEQLIFVLQPQLQEVTIDICVEEEAINLLDYLPEGFDANGEFMVLEGDATINGNMFDPLDHQPSEYKIAYTSLGGECKYYVDFTIIVNTDCVPCGRDEIEISKAITPNGDGVNDTFEIRGVEFCQFTFDVVLFNRWGNKVAEVMDYQNTWGGEAPDGSFGSSGMLPAGTYYYIINTTDTETGNTLEPLNGFIYLGSN, from the coding sequence ATGGGGCCATCTACAATACCTTTAGTCCCCTCTACGTATGAAATGACGCGCTTAGGACCCGGAGGTCACAGCGGAAACCGTATTTGGGAGAACGGCACACAAATAGTGGGAGCCAGTAATGCCTCAAATTGGGAAAGCGAAGCTATCAAAGCTTACCAATCAATAAATCTAAATCATTATTTCGAATCTAATAATAATGGGGATTCTTTTTGTGGGAATTTTGATAAAGCTCTTATTACGGATTCACAAATACAAACAATTAACTATAGTCCGGGTATTCCTTCCAATCCAGATGGCATTCTTGCAGTAACAGAAAGAGGTGGTAATAACTGTCAATATTTAGAGTTATACGGAATCCGAAATGGAGAAAGTACAGAAAGTCTATTGGGAAGAACTTTTGTTAGGTCAAGCGGAGACCTAAGAGGTATTAAGCCCCAAGCTCCACCTATTGGTAATTCCGACTATTGGAGTAGTGGCCGAAATAACGAAAATGATCAAATTATCGGAATAGCCCTCTTTAAGTTGTCCGATATTGCTCCTGTAGGCTCAACGATTACTTCCATTAGATATTTATCCGCTTCCAATGATAATGGAGATGGAAAATTCTTTTTGATGCAGACCTATGCCGTTGATGATATATTTGATTCGGAGTTTGACGAAACGTTCAACGGTGATGTGGGAGCAAATGATAACGTTCCTGTTGGTTCTTCATATAGTTATTTTACTAGTCTTTCACCTTTAAACGGAACTGTAGTCGTCAACGCTGACGGTACTTTTACCTACACTCCAAATCCTGGTTTTGTGGGTACAGATGTTTTTGAAGTTGAAGTATGCCTACCAGCTCCTAACGAAGCCGTATGTAACACTTCAACAGTAACGCTTACGGTAAAACCAGATAATTCACCAACGGCAATTGATGATAACTACACCATCGACGAAGGCACTACCAACAATGCTTTTAACGTACTGAGCAATGATGATTTTGGGCTAGACGGTCCACAAGAAAATACCGCCTTAACAATACTATCTAGCCCAACATATGGTGCGGCTTCCGTTAATAACAATGGAACGCCAACCAATCCCTTAGATGATTTCATTGAATACACGCCGGATGCCTATTACAGCGGGTCAGATAGTTTAACATATGAGATCACCGATGCTAACGGAACCGTTGCAACAGCAAATGTAGACATAACTGTTGAACTGGATACTTCTTATAATCTTGCCATAACCGTTCAAAGTCTTACAATACCGGAAGATATTGGCTTGGCTGTACTAACCATTGGTATTGAGGGTACGTATAGACCAGGAGCAACTATCAATTATAATACAAGTAACGTCTCAGCGATTGCGGGAGAAGATTATTCTTCGGTATCCGAAACGTATACACTTGCGACGGAGAATATCACTTCTTTTGATATTTTAATTCCCATTACGGACGATAATCTAATTGAACCAAGCGAGTCTTTCTTAGTGAATTTCGCATATGACACACCAGCTATTTCTGCTACAGCTAGCGTTTCCGTTTCCATAACCGATAATGACAATGGTGCCGACAAAGGAGTTTCGATTAACGATTTTACCGTAAACGAGGATGTTGGAACCGCAAGCTTTACGGTTTCCTTAAATGGAAATGTCCAAAATAGCTTTACTGTTGATTATGACCTTATAGATGGTTCTGCAACAGAAGCTGAAGATTACACGGGCAGCTCGGGAACTATTACTTTTACTGGAAACGATGGCGAATCATATGTTATAAATGTTCCTATAATTGATGATAGTATAATTGAAGAGACAGAAAACTTGGAAGGTAAATTATCCAATCTCTCCACAACTCTTATCAATATCGTCGATGCCAACGGTGTCGGTGCCATTACCGACAACGACGGTGGTGCGGGGACCGGTGTTTCCGTAAGCGACTTTACAGTGGATGAAAATGCGGGGACCGCTACTTTTGACGTAACACTGAACGCGGACGTGCAGGGTGGCTTCAACGTGGACTTTGACATTGCCGATGGTTCCGCCATCAGTCCCGACGACTATACCGTGGCCAGTGCCTCGGGTACTCTCAACTTCGCAGGGAACAACGGTGAGGTACGGACCGTCACGGTTACTATCGTAGATGATACGCTTATCGAAGGGTCCGAGGACCTTTCCATAACGCTTTCGAATATTTCCACGACTCTTATCAATATCGTCGATGCCAACGGTGTAGGTACCATTAACGACAACGACGGTGGTGCGGGGACCGGTGTTTCCGTAAGCGACTTTACGGTCGACGAAAGCGCAGGGACCGCTACCTTCAACGTTTCGCTCAACGCGGACGTGCAGGGTGGATTCAACGTGGACTTTGATATTGCCGATGGTTCCGCCATCAGTCCCGACGACTATACCGTGGCCAGTGCCTCGGGTACACTCAACTTCGCAGGGAACAACGGCGAGGTACGGACCGTAACCGTGAACATTATAGACGATACGCTTATCGAAGGTGCCGAGGACCTCTCCATAACACTTTCGAATATTTCCACGACTCTTATCAATATCGTCGATGCCAACGGCGTCGGTACCATTACCGATAACGACGGTGGTGCGGGCACGGGTATCTTCTTTGACAATACCGATGTTACGGTAAACGAAGGAGATGGTACAGCAACATTCAACGTGAGGTTCGTTGGTAATTTTCCAACGCCATTTACTGTTAGCTACAGTAGTAATGATGGTACTGCGACTAACACACAAGATTATACCGGTGTTTCCGATATCCTAACTTTTAGCGGCGTCGACGGCCAAGTTTTACCGATTACAGTACCAATTATTGATGATACGGTAATTGAGACCACTGAAGATTTCAACATCAATTTAATCAATATAAGCACAAGCCTAATTGCAATTAATACAGCACAGGCCAGAGGTAGAATTATTGATAATGATGCAGTGGCAGGAACAGGCGTTTCTTTCACCAATAACAATGTTATAGTCACCGAAGGCACTGACTCCTTTGCACGATTCACAGTAACCTTGACAGGTAATATCGAAGAGAATGTAACTGTGGACTATGTTACTAACAATGGAACTGCCCTAAACGGAGCAGATATAACAGCGCAATCAGGTACTATAACTTTTACTTCAAGTACAAATTCATTCGATATCGATATACCTATAATTAATGACGTAATTATTGAACCACAAGAAGCATTTACAGTGGTACTCTCAAATATACAGTCTACTATCGGAATTGGATTCGTGGATGGAAATACTTCCAACACAGCAAATGGTATTATTAATGACGATGATGCAGTGGCAGAAAACGGTTTAAGTTTTGTGAATACCGATGTTGAAGTAACAGAGGGTGTCGGTGTAACGGCTACCTTCGAGGTTGCCCTTACGGGGAACTTTCAGGATGCCTTTGACGTATCTTTCGAGACCGCTTTCGGTACCGCCACGGATACGGACTTTGAAGCACAGACCGGGAACATTTCTTTCACGGGTGCTGACGGAGAGGTTCAAACGATCGTCGTTACCATATTGGACGACAACATTATAGAGCCTACCGAAAGTTATACGGTAAACCTTACGGGAACTACCAATCCGTTGGTAACCATAAATACACCACAGGCAAACGGAACTATACTTGATGATGACCTTATGGTTACGGATGGTCTCAGTTTTGTGAATACCGATGTTGAAGTAACAGAGGGTGTCGGTGTAACGGCTACCTTCGAGGTTGCCCTTACGGGGAACTTTCAGGATGCCTTTGACGTATCTTTCGAGACCGCTTTCGGTACAGCCACGGATACGGACTTTGAAGCACAGACCGGGAACATTTCTTTCACGGGTGCTGACGGAGAGGTTCAAACGATCGTCGTTACCATATTGGACGACAACATTATAGAGCCTACCGAAAGTTATACGGTAAACCTTACGGGAACTACCAATCCGTTGGTAACCATAAACACACCACAGGCAAACGGAACTATACTTGATGATGACCTTATGGTTACGGATGGTCTCAGTTTTGTGAATACCGATGTTGAAGTAACAGAGGGTGTAGGTGTAACGGCTACCTTCGAGGTTATCCTTACGGGGAACTTTCAGGATGCCTTTGACGTATCTTTCGAGACCGCTTTCGGTACCGCCACGGATACGGACTTTGAAGCACAGACCGGGAACATCTCTTTCACGGGTGCTGACGGAGAGGTTCAAACGATCGTCGTTACCATATTGGACAACAACATTATAGAGCCTACCGAAAGTTATACGGTAAACCTTACGGGAACTAACAATCCGTTGGTAACCATAAATACACCACAGGCAAACGGAACTATACTTGATGATGACAACGACCCTTCTCTAGGGATACAGTTTGATGTGACTTCCGTGAATATTGATGAAGCGGCCGGAACGGTTTCCTTAAATGTTGTACTTAATGCTAATGTTCAAGATGAATTCACTATTGAATACCATACGGAGGATATATTGGCGATGGATGTTTTTGACTATACAGGTATTCCTTCAGGCTCACAGACCTTGACATTTGGTGGTACTAATCCGAATACTCAGACTATTGTAATCCCTATTATCGATGATATTATCATAGAAAGTACGGAAGACTTTAATGTAATCTTGAGCAATATCACCACTACCCTTGTTTCGGTTTTGGCCAATGATACTGCTATTGTGAACATCATCGACAACGATGGTAATGAGGGGTGGCCAGAAGACGTTACAATTGAAGCTTGTGATACGATTCCTCCTCCAGCGGATATAACTTCAACAAGTGATTGCGCCATTAGCGTTGTACTTAACGAGGTAATTGAAGGTCAGGATGATGAATGTGCAACCGAGTATACCATTACAAGAACGTGGACCATAACAGATTGTGTTGGTAACATACGTGAGCACATCCAAGTAATTACAATTGAAGATACGGTTGCTCCAACATTTGTAGAAGCCTTGCCGCAAGATATCACGGTCGCTTGTAACGAAGTTCCAGAAGCGGACGTTCTGACCGCTCTTGACAGCTGTGAACCGGATATCGAAGTTACTTTCCTAGAAATAGTTAGTAATGATGCAAACTGCGCCTTGGGATATACCGTTACGCGCACATGGACGGCAAGCGACTGTGCAGGGAATACGGTAGATCATACGCAGATTATTACGATACCACCGACGGGACCTATAGTGGCCGGACCTTACGAAGAAGAGATTACTATTCTTTGTGGTGATGTTGTTCCAGATGCTCCTGTACTAAACTTTACTGGTGGATGTGGTGATTATGAAGTAGTATTCAATGAAGAGATCGAAAAATCTAGTGATTCTGACGACTTCATGATTATACGTACGTGGGATGTAACCGACTCTTGTGACAACACAGCTTCTTTTGAGCAGCTTATATTCGTGCTACAACCTCAATTACAAGAAGTTACTATCGACATCTGTGTAGAAGAAGAAGCTATAAACCTCTTGGACTACCTTCCAGAAGGGTTTGATGCAAATGGTGAATTTATGGTCCTAGAAGGAGATGCTACTATAAATGGTAATATGTTCGACCCTCTTGACCATCAACCTAGTGAGTATAAAATCGCTTATACTTCTCTTGGCGGCGAATGTAAGTATTATGTTGATTTTACAATCATAGTGAATACAGATTGTGTGCCTTGCGGTAGAGATGAAATTGAAATCTCCAAAGCTATTACTCCTAACGGTGATGGCGTAAATGATACATTTGAAATAAGAGGCGTTGAATTCTGTCAGTTTACTTTTGATGTGGTCTTGTTCAATAGATGGGGCAATAAAGTAGCCGAAGTTATGGACTACCAAAATACATGGGGCGGGGAAGCTCCTGATGGATCTTTTGGCAGCTCTGGAATGCTACCCGCAGGTACGTATTACTACATTATTAATACTACAGATACAGAAACAGGGAATACTTTGGAACCACTCAACGGATTCATTTATTTAGGTTCAAATTAA
- a CDS encoding cryptochrome/photolyase family protein — MKVLRLILGDQLNQNHSWFNEVDENVTYLMAEMRQETDYVKHHIQKITAFFLAMRSFSDELSKKGHHFIYYKISDNNNLHDLEKIIQKNIESTSAAKFEYQLPDEYRLDSQLKGICERLKTKTASVDTEHFYTTRYELKNFFEGKKQLIMENFYRMMRKKHDIMIVGGQPEGGKWNFDHSNRKKWKGTPGIPKALTFGQDAHKVVDEINSAAIVSFGEIDTTKFNWPTSREDCLATLHYFCENLLVHFGDYQDALHTEEKFLFHSRLSFAMNAKIIAPKEVINAVLDHYYEHSSQIDISQVEGFIRQILGWREYMRGIYWKEMPEYAQMNSLENKNPLPDFFWTGKTKMNCLKHAIGQSLDEAYAHHIQRLMIIGNYALLTQIDPDEVDKWYLGVYIDAIQWVEITNTRGMSQFADGGIVATKPYVSSANYINKMGNYCTKCDYSHTKKTGENACPFNSLYWNFLDEKKEHFNNNNRMAMMMNLLHKKDKDELQELKNRAQDIIKNPDIY, encoded by the coding sequence GTGAAAGTACTTCGCTTAATTCTTGGTGACCAACTGAACCAAAACCATTCTTGGTTCAATGAAGTCGATGAAAACGTTACGTATCTCATGGCAGAAATGAGACAGGAAACTGACTATGTAAAACATCATATACAGAAAATTACCGCATTTTTCCTGGCCATGCGTAGCTTTTCCGATGAGCTGTCTAAAAAGGGACATCATTTTATATACTACAAAATTAGTGACAATAACAATCTGCATGATTTAGAAAAAATTATACAGAAAAATATTGAATCTACGAGCGCAGCCAAATTCGAATACCAATTACCTGATGAATACCGTCTAGACAGCCAGTTAAAAGGTATTTGCGAACGCTTAAAAACGAAAACCGCTTCGGTAGACACCGAACACTTTTACACCACACGTTATGAACTTAAAAACTTTTTTGAAGGGAAAAAGCAATTGATCATGGAGAATTTTTATCGTATGATGCGAAAAAAACATGATATCATGATTGTTGGCGGACAACCTGAAGGGGGTAAATGGAATTTTGACCATAGCAACCGTAAAAAGTGGAAAGGCACACCGGGCATACCAAAAGCATTAACTTTTGGGCAAGATGCACATAAAGTAGTTGACGAAATTAATAGTGCGGCCATAGTATCGTTTGGAGAAATTGATACGACCAAATTTAATTGGCCCACTAGCAGAGAAGATTGTTTGGCCACACTTCATTATTTCTGTGAAAATCTCTTGGTCCACTTTGGCGATTATCAAGATGCGCTGCATACGGAAGAGAAATTTTTATTCCATTCCCGACTTTCCTTTGCCATGAACGCCAAAATAATAGCTCCAAAAGAGGTGATTAACGCCGTACTGGACCATTACTATGAGCATAGCTCGCAAATAGATATCTCGCAGGTAGAAGGTTTTATACGGCAAATCTTGGGCTGGCGAGAATATATGCGAGGTATATATTGGAAAGAAATGCCGGAATATGCACAGATGAATAGTCTAGAGAACAAGAATCCCCTACCCGATTTCTTTTGGACAGGAAAAACAAAGATGAACTGCCTGAAGCATGCCATAGGCCAAAGTTTAGACGAAGCCTACGCCCATCATATTCAACGTTTAATGATTATAGGCAATTATGCCCTCTTAACTCAAATAGACCCGGATGAGGTAGACAAATGGTACTTAGGGGTATATATAGACGCCATCCAATGGGTGGAAATCACCAATACTAGAGGAATGAGCCAGTTTGCCGATGGCGGTATCGTAGCCACAAAACCTTACGTAAGTAGCGCTAATTACATCAATAAGATGGGTAATTATTGCACTAAATGTGATTATAGTCACACTAAAAAAACAGGAGAAAACGCTTGTCCTTTTAACTCGTTGTACTGGAACTTTTTAGATGAGAAAAAAGAGCATTTTAACAATAACAACCGTATGGCAATGATGATGAATTTACTACATAAGAAAGATAAAGACGAGCTCCAAGAACTTAAAAATAGAGCGCAAGATATTATCAAGAATCCCGATATTTATTAA
- a CDS encoding FAD-dependent oxidoreductase, with the protein MKQTPKNIAIIGSGLVGSLLAIYLRKYGHSITVFDRRPDIRGIEFSGRSINLAMSNRGWTALEEVGIAEDIRKIGIPLDKRAMHVVGKEEYYQKYGKEGEAIWSISRGVLNKRMIDLAETAGVHFRFEEKVWDIDLPEAKIYTGASEKSEWKSYQYDMVFGCDGAFSRVRHKMQRRSRFDYSQDFIDVGYKELTIPPNTDGTHKLDKHSFHIWPRGKFMLIAMPNLDGSFTCTLFLPFEGDISFEKLTTRAEAKHFFKTYFPNVSKDIENLTEDFFNNPTSAMVTMKCYPWTYWDKVALVGDSAHAVVPFYGQGMNAGFEDIYSLNKIIGKFGDDWEAIFRTYQEERKPNADAIAELSYRNFIEMSSKTADSNFLLQKKIEKHFAAKYPDKWIPVYSRVTFSNRPYAEALSIGDNQELIMKQIMQIPNIADIWDSMEVENKILDLLS; encoded by the coding sequence ATGAAACAGACCCCAAAGAACATAGCCATTATAGGATCCGGCCTAGTGGGTTCTTTACTTGCTATTTATCTGAGAAAATACGGCCATAGTATCACTGTTTTTGATCGTAGGCCAGATATAAGAGGGATAGAATTCTCCGGACGGTCCATCAATTTAGCCATGAGTAATAGGGGGTGGACAGCATTGGAGGAAGTGGGTATAGCAGAGGATATAAGAAAAATAGGTATTCCGCTCGATAAAAGGGCCATGCACGTAGTTGGCAAGGAAGAGTACTATCAAAAATACGGAAAAGAGGGGGAGGCCATTTGGTCTATCTCCAGAGGCGTTCTCAATAAAAGGATGATTGATTTAGCTGAAACGGCCGGCGTTCATTTCAGGTTTGAAGAAAAGGTTTGGGATATAGATTTGCCGGAAGCGAAAATTTATACGGGAGCTTCGGAAAAGAGTGAATGGAAATCATACCAATATGATATGGTTTTTGGGTGTGACGGAGCTTTTTCCCGGGTAAGGCATAAAATGCAACGAAGGAGCCGGTTTGATTATTCTCAAGATTTTATAGATGTAGGGTACAAGGAATTGACCATTCCGCCAAACACCGACGGAACTCATAAATTAGATAAACACTCTTTTCATATATGGCCAAGGGGCAAATTTATGCTTATTGCCATGCCTAATTTAGACGGTAGTTTTACCTGTACCCTGTTTCTTCCTTTTGAAGGGGACATCTCCTTTGAAAAGCTTACCACCAGAGCGGAGGCCAAGCATTTTTTTAAGACGTATTTCCCTAATGTCAGCAAGGATATAGAAAACTTAACGGAGGACTTTTTTAACAATCCCACAAGCGCCATGGTTACCATGAAGTGCTATCCTTGGACGTATTGGGACAAGGTGGCCTTAGTCGGTGATTCTGCCCATGCTGTGGTTCCCTTCTATGGACAAGGAATGAACGCTGGTTTTGAGGATATTTATAGTTTAAACAAAATCATTGGTAAATTTGGGGACGATTGGGAGGCTATTTTTAGAACCTACCAAGAGGAGCGGAAACCTAATGCCGATGCCATTGCAGAATTAAGCTATCGAAATTTTATAGAGATGAGCAGCAAAACGGCTGATAGCAATTTTTTATTACAAAAGAAGATTGAAAAGCATTTTGCCGCTAAATACCCAGATAAATGGATTCCTGTGTACTCCCGTGTTACTTTTTCTAATAGGCCTTACGCTGAAGCCTTGTCCATTGGGGACAACCAAGAATTGATTATGAAGCAGATTATGCAAATCCCAAATATCGCCGACATTTGGGATTCGATGGAGGTTGAAAATAAGATTTTGGATTTATTATCTTAA
- a CDS encoding flavin reductase family protein, producing the protein MKHFNTVHFSNLQSRFKANLINSCSGYRSSNLLATCNEKGESNLAIFNSIVHIGSNPPMLGFVLRPLTVRRDTYENFKATGYFTVNQVSKNNFKQAHQTAAKYDKGVSEFAKTGLSEEYLDDFKAPYVKESTIKIGCSYENEYEIKENGCILIIGKIEHLYLPEELIHKDGWVQLDKADTVTNIGLDGYALPKILDRLSYAKPDQETSSVLDGL; encoded by the coding sequence TTGAAACATTTTAATACCGTCCATTTTTCTAATCTTCAAAGTAGATTCAAGGCGAACCTTATAAATAGTTGCAGCGGATATAGGTCTTCAAATTTATTGGCTACCTGTAATGAGAAAGGGGAAAGCAACTTGGCTATTTTCAACTCTATAGTACATATTGGAAGCAACCCGCCCATGTTGGGTTTTGTGTTAAGGCCACTGACCGTGCGAAGGGACACCTATGAAAATTTTAAGGCAACTGGATATTTCACTGTAAATCAAGTTTCCAAGAACAACTTTAAGCAAGCGCACCAAACCGCGGCAAAATATGACAAAGGAGTTTCAGAATTTGCGAAAACCGGACTCTCCGAAGAATATTTAGACGATTTTAAAGCACCTTACGTAAAGGAAAGTACCATAAAGATAGGCTGTAGTTATGAAAATGAATACGAAATAAAAGAGAACGGGTGCATTTTGATAATTGGTAAAATAGAACACCTGTACCTACCAGAAGAACTTATTCATAAAGATGGTTGGGTACAATTAGACAAAGCGGATACTGTAACGAACATAGGGCTAGATGGCTATGCCTTACCGAAAATTCTGGATAGACTATCCTATGCCAAACCGGACCAAGAAACAAGCTCCGTACTAGATGGGCTATAA
- a CDS encoding DUF2256 domain-containing protein, which produces MGYKKSDLPSKTCATCGLPFNWRKKWEKNWAHVKYCSKRCRSNKTDKADK; this is translated from the coding sequence ATGGGCTATAAAAAAAGTGACTTGCCTAGCAAAACCTGTGCTACGTGTGGCCTACCCTTTAATTGGAGAAAGAAGTGGGAAAAGAACTGGGCTCATGTAAAATATTGCAGCAAGAGGTGTCGCAGTAATAAAACGGATAAAGCCGATAAATAA